Proteins from one Camelina sativa cultivar DH55 chromosome 8, Cs, whole genome shotgun sequence genomic window:
- the LOC104706746 gene encoding exonuclease mut-7 homolog isoform X2: protein MESLKIYLVSSTDSSEFTRLKWCFTRSTIIALDAEWKPQHSSSSSFPTVTLLQVACRLGQATDDDDNDDGVSDVFLIDLTSIHLPSVWELLNDMFVSPDVLKLGFRFKQDVVYLSSTFTQHGCEGGFGEVKQYLDITSIYSHLQHKRFGRKPPKDIKSLAAICKEMLDISLSKELQCSDWSHRPLTEEQKLYAATDAHCLLQLFDVFKAHLVEGITALDPGEINVGLKEIISGSDYTSKIVTLKICKAADVIRSMSENGQNITNGMVSRKTTLNTMPMDESLLKIVRKYGERILLKESDLLPKKLKKKTRRRVPSSTVNTTKQLVCSAEWQGPPPWDPSLGGDGCPKFLLDVMVEGLAKHLRCVGIDAAIPHSKKPDSRELLDQAFKENRVLLTRDTKLLRHQDMAKHQIYRVKSLLKNEQLLEGY, encoded by the exons ATGGAAAGCCTAAAGATCTATTTAGTTTCGTCCACCGACTCGTCCGAGTTCACTCGCCTGAAATGGTGTTTCACTCGTTCTACGATCATCGCCTTAGACGCCGAGTGGAAGCCACAACATTCCAGCTCCTCTTCGTTTCCTACAGTAACTCTTCTCCAAGTCGCGTGCCGACTCGGTCAAGCcacggatgatgatgataatgatgatggtgTCTCCGATGTGTTTCTCATTGATTTGACTTCGATTCATCTCCCGTCGGTGTGGGAGTTGTTGAATGACATGTTTGTTTCTCCGGATGtgttgaaattagggtttcggtTTAAACAGGATGTGGTTTACTTGTCTTCGACATTTACTCAACATGGATGTGAAGGTGGATTCGGAGAG GTGAAACAGTACTTGGATATCACAAGCATATACAGTCATCTGCAGCATAAGCGGTTTGGGAGAAAGCCGCCAAAGGATATTAAGAGCTTGGCAGCTATATGCAAGGAAATGTTggatatctctctctcaaag GAACTTCAATGTAGTGATTGGTCACATCGTCCACTTACAGAAGAACAGAAACTATATGCTGCCACTGATGCTCACTGCTTGCTCCAACTATTCGATGTATTCAAGGCACATCTTGTTGAAGGAATCACAGCGTTAGATCCTGGAGAGATAAATGTTGGCTTGAAAGAAATTATTTCTGGATCGGATTATACCAGTAAGATTGTCACGCTCAAAATTTGCAAGGCTGCAGATGTAATCAGATCAATGTCAGAAAATGGTCAAAACATTACCAATGGAATGGTTTCTAGAAAAACAACTCTAAACACGATGCCGATGGACGAGAGTCTGTTGAAGATTGTCAGGAAGTATGGAGAAAGGATCCTGTTGAAGGAGTCTGATCTTCTACCGAAGAAactcaagaagaaaacaagaagacgTGTCCCCTCAAGCACTGTGAACACAACTAAGCAGTTGGTCTGTTCTGCGGAATGGCAAGGTCCACCGCCATGGGATCCATCTTTAGGCGGTGATGGCTGCCCTAAATTTCTTTTGGATGTGATG GTTGAAGGTTTGGCGAAACATCTACGTTGTGTGGGGATTGACGCTGCAATTCCACACTCGAAAAAGCCGGATTCAAG GGAGTTGCTTGATCAAGCATTTAAAGAGAACAGAGTTCTATTAACAAGAGATACAAAATTGCTGAGACATCAGGATATGGCAAAGCATCAAATATATAGAGTAAAGAGTCTTCTAAAAAATGAGCAGCTACTTGAG GGTTACTGA
- the LOC104706746 gene encoding uncharacterized protein LOC104706746 isoform X1, producing the protein MESLKIYLVSSTDSSEFTRLKWCFTRSTIIALDAEWKPQHSSSSSFPTVTLLQVACRLGQATDDDDNDDGVSDVFLIDLTSIHLPSVWELLNDMFVSPDVLKLGFRFKQDVVYLSSTFTQHGCEGGFGEVKQYLDITSIYSHLQHKRFGRKPPKDIKSLAAICKEMLDISLSKELQCSDWSHRPLTEEQKLYAATDAHCLLQLFDVFKAHLVEGITALDPGEINVGLKEIISGSDYTSKIVTLKICKAADVIRSMSENGQNITNGMVSRKTTLNTMPMDESLLKIVRKYGERILLKESDLLPKKLKKKTRRRVPSSTVNTTKQLVCSAEWQGPPPWDPSLGGDGCPKFLLDVMVEGLAKHLRCVGIDAAIPHSKKPDSRELLDQAFKENRVLLTRDTKLLRHQDMAKHQIYRVKSLLKNEQLLEVIETFQLKISGDQLMSRCTKCNGKFIQKPLSIEEAIEAAKGFQRIPNCLFNKNLEFWQCMNCHQLYWEGTQYHNAVQKFMEVCKLSE; encoded by the exons ATGGAAAGCCTAAAGATCTATTTAGTTTCGTCCACCGACTCGTCCGAGTTCACTCGCCTGAAATGGTGTTTCACTCGTTCTACGATCATCGCCTTAGACGCCGAGTGGAAGCCACAACATTCCAGCTCCTCTTCGTTTCCTACAGTAACTCTTCTCCAAGTCGCGTGCCGACTCGGTCAAGCcacggatgatgatgataatgatgatggtgTCTCCGATGTGTTTCTCATTGATTTGACTTCGATTCATCTCCCGTCGGTGTGGGAGTTGTTGAATGACATGTTTGTTTCTCCGGATGtgttgaaattagggtttcggtTTAAACAGGATGTGGTTTACTTGTCTTCGACATTTACTCAACATGGATGTGAAGGTGGATTCGGAGAG GTGAAACAGTACTTGGATATCACAAGCATATACAGTCATCTGCAGCATAAGCGGTTTGGGAGAAAGCCGCCAAAGGATATTAAGAGCTTGGCAGCTATATGCAAGGAAATGTTggatatctctctctcaaag GAACTTCAATGTAGTGATTGGTCACATCGTCCACTTACAGAAGAACAGAAACTATATGCTGCCACTGATGCTCACTGCTTGCTCCAACTATTCGATGTATTCAAGGCACATCTTGTTGAAGGAATCACAGCGTTAGATCCTGGAGAGATAAATGTTGGCTTGAAAGAAATTATTTCTGGATCGGATTATACCAGTAAGATTGTCACGCTCAAAATTTGCAAGGCTGCAGATGTAATCAGATCAATGTCAGAAAATGGTCAAAACATTACCAATGGAATGGTTTCTAGAAAAACAACTCTAAACACGATGCCGATGGACGAGAGTCTGTTGAAGATTGTCAGGAAGTATGGAGAAAGGATCCTGTTGAAGGAGTCTGATCTTCTACCGAAGAAactcaagaagaaaacaagaagacgTGTCCCCTCAAGCACTGTGAACACAACTAAGCAGTTGGTCTGTTCTGCGGAATGGCAAGGTCCACCGCCATGGGATCCATCTTTAGGCGGTGATGGCTGCCCTAAATTTCTTTTGGATGTGATG GTTGAAGGTTTGGCGAAACATCTACGTTGTGTGGGGATTGACGCTGCAATTCCACACTCGAAAAAGCCGGATTCAAG GGAGTTGCTTGATCAAGCATTTAAAGAGAACAGAGTTCTATTAACAAGAGATACAAAATTGCTGAGACATCAGGATATGGCAAAGCATCAAATATATAGAGTAAAGAGTCTTCTAAAAAATGAGCAGCTACTTGAG GTGATAGAGACTTTCCAGCTAAAGATAAGCGGAGATCAGCTGATGTCAAGATGTACAAAATGCAATGGGAAATTTATTCAGAAACCTCTAAGCATTGAAGAAGCTATTGAAGCAGCAAAGGGTTTCCAGAGAATACCCAACTgcttatttaacaaaaatttagaattttggcAATGCATGAACTGCCATCAGCTATACTGGGAG GGAACTCAGTATCATAACGCAGTCCAGAAGTTCATGGAAGTATGCAAGTTGAGTGAGTga